Proteins encoded together in one Cryptosporangium aurantiacum window:
- a CDS encoding DUF952 domain-containing protein: MTTVYKVLRADEWAAAQATEQYEGSPDDLRDGFVHLSTATQLPGTLDRHFGGETGLMLLAVDAETLGDALRWETSTGGEAYPHYYGALPMSAVTEATPVRSE, translated from the coding sequence GTGACAACCGTGTACAAAGTTCTCCGCGCCGACGAGTGGGCGGCCGCGCAGGCCACCGAGCAGTACGAGGGGTCTCCGGACGACCTGCGCGACGGCTTCGTCCACCTCTCCACCGCCACCCAGCTGCCCGGGACGCTCGACCGGCACTTCGGCGGCGAGACCGGGCTGATGTTGCTGGCCGTCGACGCGGAGACGCTCGGCGACGCGCTGCGGTGGGAGACGAGCACCGGCGGCGAGGCGTACCCGCACTACTACGGCGCGCTGCCGATGTCCGCCGTCACCGAGGCCACCCCGGTCCGCTCGGAGTAA
- a CDS encoding response regulator transcription factor, which translates to MSGQPSVLIVDDQANIVDMVATVLRFHGFAVTTAGTAAEALRRAAADRPDIVVLDVLLPDGDGFQVCRTLRADGHDVGIVFLTARDGTGEKVAGLSFGGDDYLTKPFSVDELVARVRAVLRRVRPAAAGASSSVLVFADVELDDDACQVRRGGRLVPLSPTEFKLLRYLMQNPNRVLSRGQILDAVWSYDFAGTSNVVDTYVGYLRRKLEQLGPPVISTRRGFGYVLEAPR; encoded by the coding sequence ATGAGCGGACAGCCGAGCGTCCTCATCGTCGACGATCAGGCCAACATCGTCGATATGGTCGCGACCGTCCTGCGGTTCCACGGGTTCGCGGTCACGACAGCGGGCACCGCCGCCGAGGCGTTACGCCGCGCGGCGGCTGATCGGCCGGACATCGTCGTGCTCGACGTCCTGCTGCCCGACGGTGACGGGTTCCAGGTGTGCCGCACGCTGCGCGCGGACGGGCACGACGTCGGCATCGTCTTTCTCACCGCGCGCGACGGCACCGGGGAGAAGGTCGCCGGGCTCTCGTTCGGCGGCGACGACTACCTGACCAAACCGTTCTCGGTGGACGAGCTGGTGGCGCGGGTGCGGGCGGTGTTGCGGCGCGTGCGACCCGCTGCGGCCGGGGCTTCGTCCAGCGTATTGGTCTTCGCCGACGTCGAGCTGGACGACGACGCCTGCCAGGTCCGGCGCGGCGGGCGCCTCGTCCCGCTCTCGCCGACCGAGTTCAAGCTCCTGCGGTACCTGATGCAGAACCCCAACCGCGTGCTGTCCCGCGGGCAGATCCTCGACGCGGTGTGGAGTTACGACTTCGCCGGGACGTCCAACGTGGTCGATACCTACGTCGGTTACCTGCGGCGCAAGCTGGAGCAACTCGGCCCGCCGGTGATCTCGACCCGGCGCGGCTTCGGGTACGTCCTCGAGGCGCCTCGATGA